DNA from Parageobacillus thermoglucosidasius:
AATCTTGGCCCTTCCGGCGTGACGGTCGTCATTATTCGCAACGATTTATTAGAGCGCATTCCTGACAACTTGCCGACGATGCTCGATTACCGCACGCACAGCTCGAGCAATTCGCTGTACAATACACCGCCGACGTTTGCGATTTACATGCTTTCGCTTGTGCTTGAATGGGTGGAAGAGCAAGGCGGCGTGAAAGCGATCGAAGCGCGCAATAAAGAAAAAGCGGCCGTTGTGTACGAAGCGATTGATGCAAGCAACGGATTTTACGCCCCGCATGCGGAAAAAGACAGCCGTTCGCTCATGAATGTCACATTTACACTGCCAAATGAAGAGTTAACGAAGCAGTTTTTAGCGGAAGCAAAAGAAAAAGGTTTTGTGGGGCTAGCCGGCCATCGTTCTGTTGGCGGCTGCCGCGCGTCGATTTATAACGCTGTTCCGCTTGAGGCGTGCGAAGCGCTGGCGGGATTTATGAATGATTTTTACCGGCGGTTCAGCTGAATTTTTTGCTTCACTTTTACACTGCAAAGTGATATAATGATAGAAAATTCTTGTATAAGTGCGGACACGCGGTAAGAGGAGTTAAGGTTAGATAGGTGAGGAGAGAGGAGCATGAATACGAGAGTGTTAGTTTCATTGGCGTTGCTTGTCGGCATCGGGGCGGTGTTGCACGCCGTTATTCCGGGAATTTTCTTCGGGATGAAGCCAGATATGATGCTGACAATGATGTTTCTGGCTATTTTATTGTTTCCAAATGTAAAAACAGCGGGGCTTGTCGGGATTGTGACAGGCGTTATCTCCGCGATGACAACAGGATTTCCGGGAGGACAAGTTCCAAATATTATTGACAAAATCATTACCGCTTTTGTGTTTTTCGCATTTGTATGCCTTTTAAAAAAATATGGTCAGACGGTAGTTTCTGCCGCAATATTGACGGCAGTCGGTACAGTCATTTCTGGCACAATCTTTTTAACCGCGGCGCTTTTGTTCGCCGGGCTGCCGGGAGGAGCGACTTTTTCCGCTTTATTTCTGACTGTTGTATTGCCGGCGACCGCAATTAATACGATTGTGATGGTGATTATCTATCCAATTGTCTCGGCGATTTTTAAGAGGATGAACATTACAGTGCATGTGTAACAATCGCAAAAAAACCCGATCATCATCTTGGTCGGGTTTTTTGCTATCACAACTATACGTTATCGCAGAAGCCAAGCAGTGGCAAAACAAAAAAATGCTATTCCAATATAGATGAAAGCACGCTGTCGCAAAACTTTTTTTGGCGGGTACATTTTGGCTTTCGGCAATGAAAGAAGCGTGTTGGTGAAAAGACAGAAAAATACGAACCCAATAATTAAAAAAAACGACCGCATATATATCATTGGCTTTCTCCCCCTATGTTTACTATATGTCCGTTGTTTTTCCGCTATGAATGACGGTAATGGTCATAAAAATAAAAAAATTAAACATTTTTATCCTTTATTAATTTTTATTTTACTGGCATAATAGAAAGTAAAAAAACACGGTGAGGGAAGAGTGGGTGGAACGATGAAAACGACAGAGCAAAATTATTCTATAAAAGAGGCGCTGCTATTTAGCCAACGGATTGCACAATTAAGCAAGGCGCTTTGGAAATCGATCGAAAAGGATTGGCAGCAATGGATCAAGCCGTTTGACTTAAATATTAATGAACATCATATTTTATGGATTGCGTATCATTTTAAAGGGGCGTCGATTTCGGAGATTGCAAAATTTGGCGTGATGCATGTGTCGACAGCGTTTAATTTTTCGAAAAAATTAGAAGAGAGAGGCTTGCTTTCCTTTTCGAAAAAGCAAGATGATAAGCGCAATACGTATATTGAACTGACCGAAAAAGGGGAAGAAGTGCTGTTGAAACTAATGGAATCGTACGATCCGACGAAAAACGCCGTATTTAACGGAGCGTTGCCGCTGCGCGATTTGTACGGAAAGTTTCCAGAAATTTTAGAAATGATGTGTATCATCCGCAATATTTATGGGGATGATTTTATGGAAATTTTCGAAAGGGCGTTTGAAAATATTAAAAGCGATTTCGTTGAGCAAGATGGAAAATTAGTGAAACGAAACGCGAGGCCGCAAGAAAAGGAAAAAGAACTGACAAGTCAGCCTAGCTAACAGTTTGGATCAGCTTTTTCAATTCGGTCATCAGAGGAACAAACATTTGTTGTTGAAGGAGAGCGTCGATCGTCTGTTCGAGCGGAAGGCTTGGATGAAGCATTCCCGCGAAATGAAGGAGAAGCGGGGTGAAAATCGTCAGCCCTTCCGCTTTTTGTTTTTCGTATTCTTCGCTTAACTGTTGGCAAAGGGCGAGCACTTCATCCACTTCTTCTTTGGTTAAATTGGCTTGAATAACAAGATAATAAAACGGCTTTTTTGTTTTATCGACCATTTCCATTAGCAGCGATCGATGGAATTCCAGTTTGGCGATTCGTTCCTCCAATGTTTCCATATGCGTACTCCTTTTGTCAAACATAATCGACAAGTCGTTACGTATATTTTACCTAATTGGTGAAAAACAACCAATAAAAAAGTTTTTGCCGAGGAAGAGGATTTTTCTGTAAAAATCATATTGATTTATAAACCGAAACATTGTAAAGTAAATGAGTAATTATTGATATTTTTACCATGAATAGGAGGGGAAATAGATTTGACGGTGTATTTTATACCCCTTGCTGTCATTATTTTATTTCTCATTAATCAATTAACGTCTCGCCTTTGTGCGCAAAGGGAAATACCAGAAGAAAAACAGCCTGGTGTTTTTCGCACCATCAATGTCCTTATTACGATTTTATTAATTACCTCCTATTTTGAAGTGCTATTTACATAGTGAAAAAGCTGACAGCTTGTGCTGCCAGCTTTTTTGCAGGCGTATGGTGGACAAGAAAAAACTTAGTGATTAGAATAAACATGCGCATCCAACGATAATTAATAAGATAAACAGCACGACAATTAACGCAAAGCCTCCTGCATAAGGTGCACCACTCATTGTCACACCTCCTTTCGAATTCAAAAAGGAGCCATTCAGCCACATCCGCTTCATCATCATCATATGTGGGGCAAAAATACGTGTATGGGCGGATAACTAAACGGAAAAGGTTTTTTTCTTAGGGAAAAATATGATATAGTTATTGTTGTAATTTTTTTTGTAAAAAAATTGGCGTAGGAGTTGTGGAACAAATGAAAAAATGGATGATTGCGGCGGCCGTCGCCTCTGTTTTCGCTCTGTCGGCGTGTAGTAACGGCGATTCCGAAGTCATTGTGAAAACAAAGGACGGTGATATTACAAAAGAGGAATTTTACAATGAAATGAAAGCGCGGGTAGGCAAGGAAGTGATCCGCGACCTTGTCCATGAAAAAGTGTTAAGCAAAAAATATAAAGTGACGGATAAAGAAATCGACAAAGAAATCGAAAACTTAAAAGACATGTATGGGGTGCAATACGATTTAGTAGTCCAGCAAAATGGCGAAAAAGCGATTCGGGATATGGTGAAACTCGATCTTTTGCGGCAAAAAGCGGCGATGGAGGATATAAAGGTAACGGACAAAGAGTTAAAAGACTATTATGAGAATTATAAGCCGAAAATTAGAGCGAGCCATATTTTAGTGAAAGATGAAAAGACGGCAAAAGAAATTAAAGCGAAGCTTGACAAAGGCGAAGATTTCGCAAAGCTTGCGAAACAATATTCACAAGATCCAGGATCGGCTTCGAACGGCGGCGATTTAGGCTGGTTTGGACAAGGAAAAATGGTGAAAGAATTTGAAGATGCGGCATATAAGTTAAAAGTTGGCGAAATTAGCGATCCGGTCAAAACAGAATATGGCTATCATATTATAAAAGTAACAGATAAAGAAGAGAAAAAGCCGTTTAATGAAATGAAAGAGGAAATTGAATTTGAAGTGAAAAGAAGCAAGCTCGACCCAGCGAAAATGCAAGCAAAAGTGGAAAAATTAGTAAAAGATGCGAAAGCGGACATCAAAGATAAAGATTTGCAAGATGCATTAAAACAACAGTAAAAGCAACAAAAGGAAGCGGACAAGAGCGCTTCCTTTTGTTGTTATTGTAATCCTTTTTGAATTGTTGCGGCAATGTCCTGCAAATCGTCAAACGTGTAATCGCTTGCGTGCGATTTCCACACGGCGCCGAATCCATCGCCTTTGCCGTAGCGCGGGATTAAGTGAACATGGTAGTGAAAGACCGTTTGTCCTGCTTGTTCGCCGTTATTGTTTAGCAAATTTAAGCCGACTGGGGAAAATTGTTTTTTGATCGCGTTCGCGATTTTAGGAATAGCAGTAAAGACGTGGCTTGCAACATCTGGAGTGAGCTCAAAAATATTTGCTTTATGTACTTTTGGAATGACGAGCGTATGCCCTTTCGTGACTTGGCTGATGTCGAGAAACGCCAATACGTTTTCGTCTTCATACACTTTTGCCGCAGGAATGTCTCCGTTAACAATTTTGCAAAAAATGCATTCACTCACTAGAAAAAGCCACCTTTCTTATTTTTTTGTTCCATTTTACCATAAAAAAAGCAGGATGCAATCCCGTTGATTGCATCCCGCCTCACTGAAAAGGGGAGAAAGTTTGTTCAAACGAGGTAGCGTTTGATGAACACCCCATTTGCGAAAAGGTTTTCTTTGTTCAAGACGGCTATCCCTTCATCGCTTGTGTAGAGGTTCGTTGCTTTGCAGCTTGGCAAGATAGTCCTGTCTTTCACAAACACCTCATTTGTTAAGGAGTTTCGCGTTTTCTCACCGCATATAACGGTGTTGCTTCGATAATGGTGTCTTTGACAAACACCTCATTTCGAGTGGATAGTTCATCATTGCCTGTTTCTCATCCCCTTTTCGCTATTTAGCATGCCCGCAGAAAAAGAATGTATGCAAGAAGGAGATAGATAATTTTTGGAAAGTGCCCGCCGCTTTGATAAAATGAAAATGTATCGACAATTTTGAGGATAGAAAGGAAGCAGACGATGGCGCTGTTGGAAGTTCACCATTTATACGGCGGGTATACGAAGCAAAACGTGCTTGAAGATGTTTCATTTACTGTGGACCGCGGCGAAATAGTCGGTTTAATCGGGCTGAATGGCGCGGGAAAAAGCACGACGATCAAGCATATTATCGGGCTGATGGAACCGCGCAAAGGGACGATTACGATTAACGGAACAATGTTTTCAGAACAGCCGGATGCGTATCGTTCGCAATTTACCTATATACCAGAAACGCCGATTTTGTACGAGGAGCTGACATTGGAGGAACATTTGCAATTGACGGCGATGGCTTATGGGCTGGAAAAAAGCGAATACGAACGGCGGCTTCCGCCGTTATTGAAGGAATTCCGCATGGAGAAAAGATTGAAATGGTTTCCCGCGCATTTTTCTAAAGGAATGAAGCAGAAAGTCATGATTATGTGCGCCTTTTTGGTGGAACCGGCGCTTTATATTATTGACGAGCCGTTTCTTGGCCTTGATCCGCTTGGCATTCATTCTTTGCTGGAACAAATGCAGCGAATGAAGAAAAAAGGAGCGGGCATTTTAATGTCGACACATATTTTGGCAACAGCAGAAAAATATTGCGATTCGTTTGTCATTTTGCATAACGGAAAAGTAAGGGCAAAAGGCACGATGGCGGAGCTGCGTGAACAATTTTCTTCCCCGGCGGCAACGTTGGATGAATTATATATCGAATTAACAAAGGAAGACAGCGTATGATAAATGGAAAGCGATTATGGAACGACCGCCTTTATCAAGAAGCGCGAAAAATGCGGCGTTATTTGCGCTATATGTTGAACGACCATCTATTGTTTATCTTGCTGATTGGCATTGGATTAGGGGCGGTCGCCTACCGTCATTGGGTACAGACGCTTCCGCCGCATTTCCCTTATCCAATTGTTGCCGCGCTGGTTTTTTCTTTCATGTTGACGTTCGGTTCGCTGCGCACGTTATTTCAGGAAGCGGATATCGTATTTTTATTGCCTGCTGAGACAAAGCTTGGCCCATATATCCAGCGGGCGTTTTTGCTGAGCTTTCTTTTGCAGGCATACGGGCTGCTTCTTATATGGTTGGCTGTCGCGCCGCTTCATCAAAAATTTTCCGATGTTTCCATATGGCGGCTGTTTTTGGTGCTGCTCGTTTTAAAAGGATGGAATTTGTTTATCAGCTGGAAAGGAAATTATTTTATTGAATCGCTTACCCATCGTCTCAGCGCGCTTTCCCGGTTCGGACTTAATGCCGCGTTCGTTTATTTTCTGCTTGCCGATGCTTCCTTCTTCTTTTTGCTTGCCATATGCGCGCTGATGGCTGGCATTACCTTTTATGTTGTACAAGCAACAAAGCGAAAAGGATGGAAATGGGAGCGGATCATTGAGCAGGAAGCAAAAGCTGTGCGCGCATTTTACCGCATCGCCAATTTGTTTACCGATGTTCCGCAATGGAAAGAGGAAGCGAAGCGGCGGCGCTGGCTGGATTTTCTTATTTCGATGATTCCGTACCAGCAAAAAAATACATTTCTTTATTTATATGTGCGGACATTCCTCCGTTCGGGCGGATATTTCAGTCTTTATGTCCGCTTAATCGCGATTGGCTTGTTATTGCTTTATATCGTTCCAACGGAATACGGAAAAATCGCGGCGTCGTTATTTTTCCTTTACATCACAGGTTTTCAGTTATTCGCGTTAATCGACCATCATCGGACAAACTTATTGATTCGGTTATATCCGCTTCCTGACGATGTGCGGAAACAGGCGGTATGCCGCCTCCTCTTTTTCTTGCTAATCGTGCAAAACAGCGTGTTCAGCTTGTTTTTGTTCCTGCTTGATGCTGGCGTGATCTGGATGGTGTCATGGGCGGCGGGTGCTGTTTTTAGCTATTGGCTGTTGTTTCATTATCTTAAACGTCGCAAGTAAGGAGGGAAAAGGATGAAAAAAATGTATATCACGACGGGAACGACGGATTATT
Protein-coding regions in this window:
- a CDS encoding YhaI family protein, with amino-acid sequence METLEERIAKLEFHRSLLMEMVDKTKKPFYYLVIQANLTKEEVDEVLALCQQLSEEYEKQKAEGLTIFTPLLLHFAGMLHPSLPLEQTIDALLQQQMFVPLMTELKKLIQTVS
- a CDS encoding ABC transporter ATP-binding protein, whose amino-acid sequence is MALLEVHHLYGGYTKQNVLEDVSFTVDRGEIVGLIGLNGAGKSTTIKHIIGLMEPRKGTITINGTMFSEQPDAYRSQFTYIPETPILYEELTLEEHLQLTAMAYGLEKSEYERRLPPLLKEFRMEKRLKWFPAHFSKGMKQKVMIMCAFLVEPALYIIDEPFLGLDPLGIHSLLEQMQRMKKKGAGILMSTHILATAEKYCDSFVILHNGKVRAKGTMAELREQFSSPAATLDELYIELTKEDSV
- a CDS encoding HIT family protein, with product MSECIFCKIVNGDIPAAKVYEDENVLAFLDISQVTKGHTLVIPKVHKANIFELTPDVASHVFTAIPKIANAIKKQFSPVGLNLLNNNGEQAGQTVFHYHVHLIPRYGKGDGFGAVWKSHASDYTFDDLQDIAATIQKGLQ
- a CDS encoding ABC transporter permease, which codes for MINGKRLWNDRLYQEARKMRRYLRYMLNDHLLFILLIGIGLGAVAYRHWVQTLPPHFPYPIVAALVFSFMLTFGSLRTLFQEADIVFLLPAETKLGPYIQRAFLLSFLLQAYGLLLIWLAVAPLHQKFSDVSIWRLFLVLLVLKGWNLFISWKGNYFIESLTHRLSALSRFGLNAAFVYFLLADASFFFLLAICALMAGITFYVVQATKRKGWKWERIIEQEAKAVRAFYRIANLFTDVPQWKEEAKRRRWLDFLISMIPYQQKNTFLYLYVRTFLRSGGYFSLYVRLIAIGLLLLYIVPTEYGKIAASLFFLYITGFQLFALIDHHRTNLLIRLYPLPDDVRKQAVCRLLFFLLIVQNSVFSLFLFLLDAGVIWMVSWAAGAVFSYWLLFHYLKRRK
- a CDS encoding tryptophan transporter — its product is MNTRVLVSLALLVGIGAVLHAVIPGIFFGMKPDMMLTMMFLAILLFPNVKTAGLVGIVTGVISAMTTGFPGGQVPNIIDKIITAFVFFAFVCLLKKYGQTVVSAAILTAVGTVISGTIFLTAALLFAGLPGGATFSALFLTVVLPATAINTIVMVIIYPIVSAIFKRMNITVHV
- a CDS encoding YjcZ family sporulation protein; translation: MSGAPYAGGFALIVVLFILLIIVGCACLF
- a CDS encoding HTH-type transcriptional regulator Hpr, whose product is MKTTEQNYSIKEALLFSQRIAQLSKALWKSIEKDWQQWIKPFDLNINEHHILWIAYHFKGASISEIAKFGVMHVSTAFNFSKKLEERGLLSFSKKQDDKRNTYIELTEKGEEVLLKLMESYDPTKNAVFNGALPLRDLYGKFPEILEMMCIIRNIYGDDFMEIFERAFENIKSDFVEQDGKLVKRNARPQEKEKELTSQPS
- a CDS encoding peptidylprolyl isomerase gives rise to the protein MKKWMIAAAVASVFALSACSNGDSEVIVKTKDGDITKEEFYNEMKARVGKEVIRDLVHEKVLSKKYKVTDKEIDKEIENLKDMYGVQYDLVVQQNGEKAIRDMVKLDLLRQKAAMEDIKVTDKELKDYYENYKPKIRASHILVKDEKTAKEIKAKLDKGEDFAKLAKQYSQDPGSASNGGDLGWFGQGKMVKEFEDAAYKLKVGEISDPVKTEYGYHIIKVTDKEEKKPFNEMKEEIEFEVKRSKLDPAKMQAKVEKLVKDAKADIKDKDLQDALKQQ